The nucleotide window GCCTAGAGGAACTCAAGGAAAGAATTAATGTTCTTGGAATATATTCCGGCGTAGAGAAGGTAAAGGTCAGCATCGCGAGCACGGAAGGAACAGAGGCTGAGGAAGAGAGAGGCGAAGTTTACGCTGGAATAATGGCTAATTTCAGGAATGAATCGTTAGTTACCCCTGAGATATATGAATCGTCCCAGGCGAGGGATATAAAAGACCTCGATATTGAGGAGTTGAAAGAAAGGATAGCGAGAAAAGTCCAAATTACAAAGCAAAGGGTTAAACTGGACAAACCCCCAACAAAAGTTGTTCTGAACGTAAAGGCAGTCGCACAATTAGTGGCTCCCCTTGTTTCCTATTCCGTGAACGGAGAAAACGTTTTCAGGGGTAAAACATCGCTGAAACTCCATGGAGTTTACGGTTCCATAACCATTGTGGATGATCCTAGGGATGTCAAATCGCCCTACAGTAGATCCTTTGACGGGGAGGGGCAGGAAACCTCACCTACTGTCCTCTTTGAGAAAGGAAAGTTTACTAACGTTCTGACCAACTGGTACTGGTCGAGAAGAGGTAACGTTAAGAACACGGCGTCAGCTGTGAGATCGTTCTCCTCAGTTCCTCACATAGGGGTGACAACTATCAAGTTTGATCCGTCAGAAAAAGACGACCTAGAGGAGGGCGATCTAGTCGTGGATCAAGTGCAAGGAGTTCACACGAGCAACTGGGATACAGGAGAGTTTGGCGTTGTAGCATCAATAGCTTGGATAATAAAGGGAGGAGACGAGATGGGAGTCAGGGAAGCCATATTATCAGGAGACCTTAAGTCAGTATTGAAGGGAGTTAAAGGTGGAATTGGGAAGAGAAGGAGGGAGGACAACACTGAGTCTCCCGACCTTTCCATTGAGGGATTGAGGGTAACATATTAATTAACAAAGTTAACGTTTTCCTATGACAATTTAACCGTGGGAAGATTTAAAAGAAGCATTAACACATTTCAATTTGAGAAAAATGTTTAAACGTATGCTTTTGGCATATGATGGATCGGAAAATTCGAAAAGAGCTTTGGACGTTGCAGTGGATCTAGCCAAGAGGTACGAGGCTAAACTTGACGTCATTGAGGTAGTAGATACCTCAGTGATTATTGGGGCTGGTGTAGGTCCTGTACCTCCGGACGTAATTGAGTCCCTCTACGCCAAGGCCAGGGCAGACATAGAGTACGCTAAAAAGGTAGCTGAACAAGGATCGATAAAAGCTGAGGGGATTATACTGGAGGGAGACCCTGCGTCTGCTGTGCTAGACTACGCGTCTAAGAATGGGGTTGACCTCATAGTGACTGGTAGTAGAGGCCTATCCACAATAAAAAGGATGCTCCTAGGTAGCGTATCTTCGAGAATTATCCACGAGTCTAAGATCCCTGTCTTAGTAGTCAAGTAGTCCCTTTTTTATTTTAGGTTTAGCTTTTATGATCTCATGAAAGTTGTGGTTGTAGGTTCGGGTCCCTCTGGGCTTTACGCTGCTCTGACAGCGTCCCAGAGAGGGAGTAAGGTAACGCTAGTGGAGAAGTCAGACAAGTTGGGAGGGACGTGCGTTCTCTTCGGTTGCATTCCTTCTAAGGCAATGATGGCACCGTTGGGGGCTAGTTACTTCCTCTCTAAATATGATAAAAAGGTAGACATATCCTTTCATGAACTCCAGGAAGGAATGAGGACAGTAGTAAACAGAGTAAGCAAAGGGGTGGAGTATATGTTAGAATCCTCAGGAGTTGAAGTTGTCCATGGGGAAGCTAGACTAAACGGGGGGAAAGTTGAGGTAAACGGTCAAACCTTGGAGCAGGATACAGCGGTGATAGCCCCAGGAATGGAGAAGCCTGAGGTACCTGGAACAATTTCCTCAGACGACCTGCATTACATAACCAAAGACTTCACGAGCGTCCTCCTAGTGGGAGGAGGAGTGGGTGGAGTGGAGTACGGATGGTTGTTACACATGGCTGGTAAAAAGGTGACTATTGTAGAAAGGGAGAACCTGCTCTTACCAGGTCATGATAAAGACCTGAGGAGTGGAGTGACCTCCATGTTGAAGAGAATGGGATTAGAAGTACTTACCAACTCTAACGTTCAAATTGATAGTAATGACCTGAAGATTAACGGTGAAAGGGTGGACTACGATCTGGTGGTGTATACATTCGGGAGAAAGGTCAGGGCTAAAGGGTTCGAGACACTAATGAAGGGAAAGTGGCTTGAAGTGGATCAGTACATGAGAACTGGACTGCCTAACGTATACGCATCTGGCGACGCTACAGGAAGTTTTACTGCACACGAGGCGATACATAAGGGGATAGCTGCTGGGGCTAACGCTTCTGGCGACAGGCGTATGTATAATGGAACTGCCGTTCCTAAGGTACTATACACCCATCCGGAGATAGCTTACGTTGGAAACACTGAAGGGACATGCGTAAAGTTATCCATGGCTGAAGTAGTAAGGGCTGTCGCGGAAAAAGCTACCGAAGGCTTCGTAAAGATATGCAAAAACGATGAAGGCTATATCAATGGAGGGGTAGCTCTTAGTGAGAGGGCCGAAGATATGATTACTGTGGTATCTTTACTAATGAGATTGAACGTGAGGTTAAGCCAGGCTAAAGATCTGATGTTTCCCCACCCATCTTACCTTGAGGGCATCTGGGAAGCGTTAAGGAGACTCGAGCCTTAAAACTTCCTCCACCTCAAATATACCACATTCTGTCACGAGCCTTCCGTATCTGTCGACGAATAAGGCTTTGCAAGTTTTCTCCCAATCCTTTCCAATAAGCCTGACCTGTTTATCCTTCACGTAGAGGTATTTGTTTAATTCGGTAAATGTCTCTTCATAACCCTTGATAATGTACTCATTGATTTCATGGAGGATTTCTCCTAACATCTTATCGTTATCGATATCTCTTCCCAACTCCAGCTTTAATGATGTAGCCGATAGGTCTTGAGGAAACTCGGTCACGTTAGTGTTTATACCAAAGCCTATGAAGCCAGTGTTAGCATCTCCTTCATTTATAGCCTCTAGAAGGATCCCAGCTACCTTCTTCCCGTTTACAACAATGTCGTTGGGCCATCTTATCTGTGCCGTCACATATTTTGAAACTATTCTCCTTATCGCTAGGGCTACCCTCAACGTAGAGACGCCAATCTGCTCCACGTTGAAATTTTTCAGCACATAGGTTACCCAAAGACCTCCTTTGGGCGAGTACCACTTTCTCCCGTACCTTCCCCTAGCCCTTGTCTGCTCACTAGCTACTACTACGAAATCCCCTTCCAACATTGAGCTTACAGCTTCAGCAAAGTCCTGAGTCGAGGTTACTTTTTCAAGATAAATCGTTTGCATACCTTTCTACATCCTCCAGAGAGCTAATTACCCTGTGCGCCGACGCCTTTTTAGCTCTATTCATAATTGCGAGGCCTATTCCCCTCTCAGGGAAGGATTCCATCACACCTATATCCCCGTCCATGGAGTCTAGCTCCCTGAAAGATTTGAAGAGATTTTTAGCAACCGTGTAGAGGTTCTCCTTCGTTCCCATCACGATCTTAGGTGGAGCTAGGTCAGCACAAGTCTCTGCTGAGCAGAGGGCAACAGCTTTCCTCCTCTGCCTGAATAGGTTAACTACATCACTAAAGATAGAGTTCTTCTCCACGATGTAAAGTGGCTTGGTTGGAGCGTAATGCTTGTACTTCATTCCGGGGGCCAAGGCCATAGCTGACTCTTTAGCCTCCACGACCTCCTTAGGTAAAATTACATCTCCAAAAAGGTTTCTGAGCTCCTCTACAGTAAAAGGACCTGGCCGTAGCAGGACAGGTGGGGTCGTCGTTACGTTTATTACTGTGGACTCAACACCGAAGAAGGTCTCCCCGCCATCCAGAATGACGTCCACTGATCCATCTAGGTCCTCCTCCACATGATCTGCGGTTGTTGGACTGGGTCTAGTAGCCAAATTAGCGCTAGGAGCGGCTATTGGCAGTTCACTCTCCCTAATTAATTGGAGGGCAATCGGGTGTGCTGGCATCCTTACTGCAACAGTGTCCAAACCACCTGTCGTCTCAGGGGGAACTACGTCCCGTTTCTTCAATACGAGGGTAAGGGGACCTGGCCAAACCTTCTGCGCGATCTCCATTACACTTTCGCTTATGTCCTTGGCGACCTCCTCCAACTGTTCAAAGTCGGCTATATGGACTATCAAAGGATTATCCATAGGTCTTCTTTTAGCCCTAAAGATTCCCTCTACAGCCCTTGGGTTTAGCGCGTCAGCCCCCAGACCGTATACAGTCTCTGTAGGAAAGGCTACCAGTCCACCCGCTTTAATGACTTCTGCTGCTTTCCTTATACTATCAGCCTCAGGGTTCAGCGGGTCAACCTTGAGTCTTATCATATAGCTTTTTATGAAGATACCTAAGCTATATATTTGTAGTGATGAGGAACCTCCGAGGCTAATTGATGGCATAGGCGCTCTTTGCTGAGGGTTTGATCGGTGATATATGAGGTGATCTCTGAGCGATGATGATGGATATTACTTTCAGCTAGAGACATAGCCCTAGAAAACTGTAGTCGATGACCTCAAGTGAACTCTTTGGACATACGGAACTTATCACCACAATACCATTACGTCCCTCAATTAGATTAGAAGTGTTTCTTTATTTATTTAATTGATTTTTACGGTATAAACTTTGTTAAAGTCAATATCGCGCATTTATCTAAAGTTAAGGATATAGAATGAAACGACAAAAACTCCTTGTGAACAATATGGGACTAAAGGAATTTGTAGTCTCGTTATTCCAATTAGACAAAGATTGGACCACTAGAATCGTTATGGCTATGCTCGTTATGGGAGTCATCTGGGGTTTGTTAGGTGTGATTGACTCCCTTATGGTAAGAATACAAGAAGCGGCGTGGGGATTAAGCGGGACGTTGGTGTTCACCCCACAGGAATACTTCGCTAGTATAACACTTCACGCCGAAAGAGACTTATTTGGCTTTGCTCAACAGGTTATTTATGCTATTTTCATTTATTTTACAATTAAACTACTTAATATTCAACCTAGAGCCAAGTGGCTCTTAAACATCTCCTTTATCTTGATCAACATCTCCATGATGTTCATGGAGGGGCCAATAATCGTGGCACCTACCTTTAATGATAATTACTTCAGCGCCACGGATTGGTACTACATATCTCCCATGGGATTACCCAACTACTCAAACTACGTAGTGTCTCCTCTATTCTTCTACGGTTGGATCATGTTAGACGCCTTCACCTATCTGGCGGGTATTTGGATAGTTTATCATTACTACGTTGCTTCAAAACAGCTTAAGGAAAAGCTTCCAGTACCTCTAGTGTTCTTCCTGATGAATACTTTACTGTTCATGATAGGATACTCAGGAGTCACAGCAGCTGACGTATGGGACGTCCTGGCTTTCTACAATGTAGTGCAACTGGATCCAATAGCTAACCAAATCGCCTTCTGGATATTCGGACATGCCGTAGTGTACATGGCATGGTTACCTGCCATAGGAGCTCTGTATCTACTGATCCCAACCTTAGCTAACAAACCGTTGTTTAGCGATAGAATGGGAAGAATATCGGCACTGCTTTACCTTATCTTCTCGAACAACGTACCCATCCACCACCTTTACATGGTGAACCTACCAGTTTCAATTAAAATCTTACAAGAAGTTCTAACGTATGCTGTAGTAGTTCCATCAATGATGACCTTCCTTAACCTTTGGGCAACTGTAAAGGGTGCCCAGGTCAAATTCAATGTCATAACTGCTTTCACAGTAACGTCCTTCACCGGTGCCATAGCAGCTGGAGTTACCGGGATATCAAACGCCACCATAGCCTTCGATGCCATAATACATAACACAGACTGGGTTGTGTCCCACTTCCATGCTATGATATTGTTGTCAATAGTTCCTGCAGCCATGGCCGTTCTATATTTCATGATCCCTATGATGACTGGGAGGCAATGGTTCTCTAGGAAGATGGCTTGGTTCCATTGGGTAGGTTACGTGCTGGGTTCTATTCTCTTTGTTATTGGTTACGAGTTGCAGGGGTTTGAGGGCATAGTAAGGAGAGCTGAAATTTACCCACGAGTCCCTACTCTGGTCTCGGCTGAACTAATATCCACCGTTGGGGCGGTAATAGCTCAATTGGCTACATTGGCGTGGTTCCTTAATTTGGTTCTAACCTTAGTTAAGGGCAGAACAGCTAACCTTGAAGGAGTTGGATTAGGCCAATTAATTGGAACTGTTGGGGCTGCGCTGGAGTGGCCTGAAGAAAATATTAATATCCCAACTTTATTTAGTAAAATCATGACTTTCAGTAAAATCAAGGTCAAAAGAGGGTTAGGAATCCAATGGAGCCTAGGAGTTCTGGGGGCACTTATTATTGTGATTAGTATGTTCCCCTTAGCACTGTCTGGAAACACTTACAATGAAATGCCGTATCTATGGATAATCCTATTAACGATAGGAATAGTCCTTGTGTCTTATCCAGTATTAAAGGGTGCTAAAAGTTTATGAAACAAGTTTTTTTAATTTTTATGCGTTTTAGTTGAGGTGATATAAATGGATAAAAAAGAGAAATATGAGCTCGCGTGGGCATTGTTCGTAATAGTCCTATTTGCAGTCGTGATAGTGGGAACTCTACCTCAGGATTTTCTGGTTGGCGGAGTCCCCAGCTCGCTCTCCCCCATTAAAAACGATCCGGCAAACGTCATCTACACAAGGGTCGTTTCGAGTCAATATGTATTTCAAGTAAGGGAATCAGGTGCTATAAATGCTTTAGAGGACGGTTCTCCAAGCCTCTATAACTTAATAATAGCTCATCCAGGTGATTGGCTTAACCTTACAATGACCTCTAGCGACGTCACTGAGAATTTCTATTTCCCAGATTACGCTGGACAGGTGATTGATGACCAGATAGTTCCAGGACTGGTCACTTATGATGCACTTAAGGTCCCCAACTTAACTGGTCCTTACGTGTTCCTGAACGGAGAATATAACGGTCCGTGGTTCAGCTATCAGACTGGGGAACTGCTTGTAATCCCGCAGTCTGGATACTTCACATCCAGCTCGATACTGACTCTATCTCAACAAGACTCTAAGGCACAAACTAGCGGTTTAGTTGGCGATCCTTACAAT belongs to Metallosphaera tengchongensis and includes:
- a CDS encoding universal stress protein translates to MFKRMLLAYDGSENSKRALDVAVDLAKRYEAKLDVIEVVDTSVIIGAGVGPVPPDVIESLYAKARADIEYAKKVAEQGSIKAEGIILEGDPASAVLDYASKNGVDLIVTGSRGLSTIKRMLLGSVSSRIIHESKIPVLVVK
- a CDS encoding FAD-dependent oxidoreductase, with the protein product MKVVVVGSGPSGLYAALTASQRGSKVTLVEKSDKLGGTCVLFGCIPSKAMMAPLGASYFLSKYDKKVDISFHELQEGMRTVVNRVSKGVEYMLESSGVEVVHGEARLNGGKVEVNGQTLEQDTAVIAPGMEKPEVPGTISSDDLHYITKDFTSVLLVGGGVGGVEYGWLLHMAGKKVTIVERENLLLPGHDKDLRSGVTSMLKRMGLEVLTNSNVQIDSNDLKINGERVDYDLVVYTFGRKVRAKGFETLMKGKWLEVDQYMRTGLPNVYASGDATGSFTAHEAIHKGIAAGANASGDRRMYNGTAVPKVLYTHPEIAYVGNTEGTCVKLSMAEVVRAVAEKATEGFVKICKNDEGYINGGVALSERAEDMITVVSLLMRLNVRLSQAKDLMFPHPSYLEGIWEALRRLEP
- a CDS encoding TldD/PmbA family protein, with the translated sequence MSDIYKIIERCKALGYTCEVYGVDRLEYNVRVEKQYYSGSLRDRGYGVRVFKEGRVGFSFGSNVSEALLEKAIDALGVSDRDEYNTPPPRSKPTLIGIKPARVDENALKELVKSLEELKERINVLGIYSGVEKVKVSIASTEGTEAEEERGEVYAGIMANFRNESLVTPEIYESSQARDIKDLDIEELKERIARKVQITKQRVKLDKPPTKVVLNVKAVAQLVAPLVSYSVNGENVFRGKTSLKLHGVYGSITIVDDPRDVKSPYSRSFDGEGQETSPTVLFEKGKFTNVLTNWYWSRRGNVKNTASAVRSFSSVPHIGVTTIKFDPSEKDDLEEGDLVVDQVQGVHTSNWDTGEFGVVASIAWIIKGGDEMGVREAILSGDLKSVLKGVKGGIGKRRREDNTESPDLSIEGLRVTY
- a CDS encoding cbb3-type cytochrome c oxidase subunit I is translated as MGLKEFVVSLFQLDKDWTTRIVMAMLVMGVIWGLLGVIDSLMVRIQEAAWGLSGTLVFTPQEYFASITLHAERDLFGFAQQVIYAIFIYFTIKLLNIQPRAKWLLNISFILINISMMFMEGPIIVAPTFNDNYFSATDWYYISPMGLPNYSNYVVSPLFFYGWIMLDAFTYLAGIWIVYHYYVASKQLKEKLPVPLVFFLMNTLLFMIGYSGVTAADVWDVLAFYNVVQLDPIANQIAFWIFGHAVVYMAWLPAIGALYLLIPTLANKPLFSDRMGRISALLYLIFSNNVPIHHLYMVNLPVSIKILQEVLTYAVVVPSMMTFLNLWATVKGAQVKFNVITAFTVTSFTGAIAAGVTGISNATIAFDAIIHNTDWVVSHFHAMILLSIVPAAMAVLYFMIPMMTGRQWFSRKMAWFHWVGYVLGSILFVIGYELQGFEGIVRRAEIYPRVPTLVSAELISTVGAVIAQLATLAWFLNLVLTLVKGRTANLEGVGLGQLIGTVGAALEWPEENINIPTLFSKIMTFSKIKVKRGLGIQWSLGVLGALIIVISMFPLALSGNTYNEMPYLWIILLTIGIVLVSYPVLKGAKSL
- a CDS encoding biotin--[acetyl-CoA-carboxylase] ligase, with protein sequence MQTIYLEKVTSTQDFAEAVSSMLEGDFVVVASEQTRARGRYGRKWYSPKGGLWVTYVLKNFNVEQIGVSTLRVALAIRRIVSKYVTAQIRWPNDIVVNGKKVAGILLEAINEGDANTGFIGFGINTNVTEFPQDLSATSLKLELGRDIDNDKMLGEILHEINEYIIKGYEETFTELNKYLYVKDKQVRLIGKDWEKTCKALFVDRYGRLVTECGIFEVEEVLRLESP
- a CDS encoding oxidase; this encodes MDKKEKYELAWALFVIVLFAVVIVGTLPQDFLVGGVPSSLSPIKNDPANVIYTRVVSSQYVFQVRESGAINALEDGSPSLYNLIIAHPGDWLNLTMTSSDVTENFYFPDYAGQVIDDQIVPGLVTYDALKVPNLTGPYVFLNGEYNGPWFSYQTGELLVIPQSGYFTSSSILTLSQQDSKAQTSGLVGDPYNPPILNVNGPITLVTDKYGLFNDSVPGPTLVVKAGNQVTLNLIFSTPNSDHNYLYNYSVSGQASPVTDVNVGIYAVWWNGTITPVIQKPITYGTPITFTFNATAPAYVYGIVTPVFNNYNPNGMSNNFIGQDKGLVMGAWGTILVTNG
- a CDS encoding L-threonylcarbamoyladenylate synthase, producing MIRLKVDPLNPEADSIRKAAEVIKAGGLVAFPTETVYGLGADALNPRAVEGIFRAKRRPMDNPLIVHIADFEQLEEVAKDISESVMEIAQKVWPGPLTLVLKKRDVVPPETTGGLDTVAVRMPAHPIALQLIRESELPIAAPSANLATRPSPTTADHVEEDLDGSVDVILDGGETFFGVESTVINVTTTPPVLLRPGPFTVEELRNLFGDVILPKEVVEAKESAMALAPGMKYKHYAPTKPLYIVEKNSIFSDVVNLFRQRRKAVALCSAETCADLAPPKIVMGTKENLYTVAKNLFKSFRELDSMDGDIGVMESFPERGIGLAIMNRAKKASAHRVISSLEDVERYANDLS